A genomic segment from Actinoplanes sichuanensis encodes:
- a CDS encoding TetR/AcrR family transcriptional regulator, with protein MPATPRRTGRPPVTSRPQILAAARSLIDADGWEKLTVRRLAAELGIGPTTLYHHVRDKQDLLLQLLNEYAGRLPVPELPDEPRDRIVVAATAMHDALTGWPWAAEILATDGFVGLLGDPALHLVDTIVGAAVDAGRTRAQAVAVFRSIWYYTVGEILVRFRSVGPAAYRDIDFTAFDPTRLPHLAAIGDQWPALATTDTYPAGLRALVDGLLDD; from the coding sequence GTGCCCGCAACCCCGCGCCGGACCGGCCGGCCACCGGTGACCTCCCGCCCGCAGATCCTGGCCGCCGCCCGCAGCCTCATCGACGCCGACGGCTGGGAGAAACTCACCGTCCGCCGGCTGGCCGCCGAACTCGGGATCGGGCCCACCACCCTGTACCACCACGTGCGGGACAAACAGGACCTGCTGCTCCAACTGCTCAACGAATACGCCGGCCGACTGCCGGTACCGGAGCTGCCCGACGAACCCCGCGACCGGATCGTGGTGGCCGCCACCGCCATGCACGACGCCCTCACCGGCTGGCCGTGGGCCGCCGAGATCCTGGCCACCGACGGGTTCGTCGGCCTGCTCGGCGACCCGGCCCTGCACCTGGTCGACACCATCGTCGGCGCCGCCGTCGACGCCGGGCGCACCCGCGCACAGGCCGTCGCGGTGTTCCGGAGCATCTGGTACTACACCGTCGGCGAGATCCTGGTCCGTTTCCGATCAGTCGGCCCGGCCGCCTACCGCGACATCGACTTCACCGCGTTCGACCCCACCCGGCTCCCGCACCTGGCCGCCATCGGCGACCAGTGGCCCGCCCTGGCCACCACCGACACCTATCCGGCCGGTCTACGCGCCCTGGTCGACGGCCTGCTCGATGACTGA
- a CDS encoding GntR family transcriptional regulator produces the protein MDITIDPASATPPYEQVRLRIAALAADGELAAGTRLPPVRQLAGDLGLAVNTVARAYRELEQAGLVETRGRHGTVITAKATNTSGQAHRAAVAYAERTRALGVPAETALALVKAALEDH, from the coding sequence ATGGACATCACCATCGACCCGGCGTCGGCGACCCCACCGTACGAGCAGGTCCGCCTGCGTATCGCCGCCCTGGCCGCCGACGGTGAACTGGCCGCCGGCACCCGCCTGCCGCCGGTGCGCCAGCTCGCCGGCGACCTGGGTCTGGCGGTCAACACGGTGGCCCGCGCCTACCGCGAACTCGAACAGGCCGGCCTCGTCGAGACCCGAGGCCGGCACGGCACGGTGATCACCGCGAAGGCCACCAACACCTCCGGCCAGGCCCACCGCGCCGCGGTCGCCTACGCCGAACGGACCCGCGCCCTCGGCGTCCCGGCCGAGACGGCACTCGCCCTGGTCAAGGCCGCATTGGAAGATCATTGA
- a CDS encoding MFS transporter, giving the protein MAVDGNTTTLANKRERTGWYFYDWANSAFSTTVITVFLGPFLTSITERAAGCAIDADTCDGTVHPLGIPVAAGSYYAYLVSLSVLLTVFVLPVMGAIADRAPRKKPLLAGAAFTGAAATIAMAFVTGDRYLLGGLLFIVANISFGAAIVVYNSFLPQLAGPDDRDRISSRGWAVGYLGGGVLLLLNLAAVMSLSEDGNPQRTLDLARWSIVSAGVWWAAFTIVPLLWLREHPGTALKAEPRGNVLTDGFKQLGHTIKGMRAYPLTLAFLGAYLIYNDGIQTVIALASQFGTEELKLEQSALILTILIVQFLAFGGALALGALATRIGARKTILIALALWLGVVSAAYFLPEGEPIPFMLLGAGIGIVMGGSQALSRSLFSQLIPAGKEGEYYGFYEISDKGTSWLGPLFFGLIFQLTDSYRAGIVSLVVFFLLGGVLLALVPIRRAIIAVGNTPPKLI; this is encoded by the coding sequence ATGGCCGTCGACGGCAACACCACCACGCTCGCGAACAAACGGGAACGCACCGGCTGGTACTTCTACGACTGGGCGAACTCGGCGTTCTCCACCACCGTCATCACCGTGTTCCTCGGCCCGTTCCTGACCAGCATCACCGAGCGGGCCGCCGGCTGCGCCATCGACGCCGACACCTGCGACGGCACCGTGCACCCGCTCGGCATCCCGGTCGCGGCGGGCTCCTACTACGCGTACCTGGTCAGCCTGTCGGTGCTGTTGACCGTGTTCGTGCTGCCGGTGATGGGCGCGATCGCCGACCGGGCCCCGCGTAAGAAGCCGCTGCTGGCCGGGGCCGCGTTCACCGGCGCCGCCGCCACCATCGCGATGGCGTTCGTGACCGGCGACCGCTACCTGCTCGGTGGGCTGCTGTTCATCGTCGCGAACATCTCCTTCGGCGCGGCCATCGTCGTCTACAACTCGTTCCTGCCGCAGCTGGCCGGCCCCGACGACCGCGACCGGATCTCCAGCCGCGGCTGGGCCGTCGGCTACCTCGGCGGTGGTGTGCTGCTGCTGCTCAACCTGGCCGCGGTGATGAGCCTGTCCGAGGACGGCAACCCGCAACGCACTCTGGACCTGGCCCGCTGGTCGATCGTGTCGGCCGGGGTGTGGTGGGCGGCGTTCACGATCGTGCCGCTGCTGTGGCTGCGCGAGCACCCCGGCACCGCGCTGAAGGCCGAGCCCCGCGGCAACGTGCTGACCGACGGGTTCAAACAGCTCGGCCACACCATCAAGGGCATGCGGGCCTACCCGCTGACGCTGGCGTTCCTCGGCGCGTACCTGATCTACAACGACGGCATCCAGACGGTCATCGCGTTGGCCAGCCAGTTCGGCACCGAGGAACTCAAACTCGAACAGTCGGCGCTGATCCTGACCATCCTCATCGTGCAGTTCCTGGCCTTCGGCGGCGCGCTGGCTCTCGGCGCGTTGGCCACCCGCATCGGCGCCCGCAAGACCATCCTGATCGCGTTGGCGCTGTGGCTGGGCGTGGTGTCGGCCGCCTACTTCCTGCCGGAGGGCGAACCGATCCCGTTCATGCTGCTCGGCGCCGGCATCGGCATCGTCATGGGCGGCAGCCAGGCCCTGTCGCGCAGCCTGTTCTCCCAGCTGATCCCGGCCGGTAAAGAGGGCGAGTACTACGGCTTCTACGAGATCAGCGACAAGGGCACCAGCTGGCTGGGGCCGCTGTTCTTCGGCCTGATCTTCCAACTGACCGACAGCTACCGGGCCGGCATCGTCTCGCTGGTGGTGTTCTTCCTACTCGGCGGGGTGCTGCTGGCGCTGGTGCCGATCCGGCGCGCCATCATCGCGGTCGGCAACACGCCACCGAAGCTGATCTGA